CACCTCTCCGGCCAACCAGTAGTAGGTATTATCACGGGGATTTGTTCTTTTATCGAAGGTCTGCATCGGCATGTTTTGCCCTTGCCTGGTAACGGCAATCCCCTTAATCTCTGCTTCGGGCAGGGCGGGGACATTCACGTTGAGTACCGTATTGATAAAGGGACCTTTGGCGATCATGAAAGCGGCCATTTTCCGGGCAAACCGGGCAGCAAAGGTAAAGTCCGCATCCTGGTGCGTATCGAGCGAAATGGCCAAGGAGGGCACGCCCAGCATAACCCCTTCCGCGGCGGCGGACACCGTTCCGGAGTAGAGGATATTAACACCCAAATTGGCGCCCATGTTGATCCCCGACACCACGAGAGCGATGGGCCCGTCCGACAGCTCATGGATGCCTATCTTGACGCAGTCTGCCGGCGTGCCGGCCACCGCATAGCCCCGGAAGCGGCCGTTCTTTCCGGCTCGTCGTACCATCAGGGGTCGGGCAATGGTAATGGCATGACTCGCTGCGCTCTGTTCCACCTCGGGAGCCACAATCAGGCAGTCCGCGTCCTTGGATAATTCTTCGTAGAGGGCGCTTAATCCCCGGGAATAAATGCCGTCATCATTCGTAAGCAGATACCTCATTTGTCACCCTGTTTTACCTGGATTATTTTCCCGTCTTTGACCGTCAGGACAAAGGCATCTTTTTCGGCTTCGCGCGTCGCAGAAAATGAGGTCCGGCCCGTGACTCCCGGGTAGGCCCTGATTCCCTGCAGACCGTCCCGGAACTTTTCCCTCGTTGCGCCCTTGTTTTCCAGGATATTCGAAACTGCCATGCCGGCCGTATCGAAGACCTGGGCTTCCATCACATCCGGTTCCCGGCCATAGGCTGCATAAAACTTATCAACAAAGTCTATCACTCCCGGATAGCTGCTTTCGACAAAAAAACCGTCGGTAAATATCGCCCCCTCCAGATAACCATCCTCCATGGCCAGCAGCTCCCGTGAATTCCAGCCATTCAGACCCAGGAGACGCACTCCCCGAATATCGTTGTAAACAAGCTGTGGCACGATCATCTTGACGGCCGGATAGGAATCAGGAATAAAAAGGGCCTCGAAATTGATAGTCTTAGACGGAGGCTGGTCCGCAACCTCATCTCCCGCCCGGGTTATTTCCATCGTGCCGACCAGTTTCCTGATCTGTTCGCTGAAATTGGTCTGATCATTTTTATAGGGCTCCGCCCAGACAATACTTCCTTTACGCCTCGTCACCTCTTGATAAAATAATTTCACAATCTCGGGAGCATGACCGTCATCAGGATATAAAACGGCAAACTTCCTGAGTTGCAAATCCCCCATGGCGAACTTTACCAGCGTCTTGACCTGCAGGGAACCGGAGAGAAAGTTGCGGAAGACATAAGGTCCCGCATCCGTAATTCCCTCTTTCTGTGTCAAGGTCAGGAGAGGGATTTTCCAGCGCTGCGCCTCCGGGGCCGCCACCTCGGACTCATCGCTTCCGAGGGGACCGATAATGGCCACCGCACCGGCGTTAACCAGTTTGAACACTGCTTCGCGGACCTTTTCCGGTCGGCTCTCGGAATCCTCGATTAGCAGCTTTACGGGGCTTTGCTTGTGCGGATCAAAAAGACCGGCGGCCAGAATAATCGCCTCCAGCACCCGGTTGCCATAGGCGGCAAACCGGCCTGTAAGGGGAAGAATGCAGCCCAGGGGCTGAGGATCTGTTCGGTCTGCCGATGTTTCGGCAACTAAAGGACCTGCGGCGGCTTTAGCCTTGTCCGTCGCTACT
The DNA window shown above is from Deltaproteobacteria bacterium and carries:
- the surE gene encoding 5'/3'-nucleotidase SurE, translated to MRYLLTNDDGIYSRGLSALYEELSKDADCLIVAPEVEQSAASHAITIARPLMVRRAGKNGRFRGYAVAGTPADCVKIGIHELSDGPIALVVSGINMGANLGVNILYSGTVSAAAEGVMLGVPSLAISLDTHQDADFTFAARFARKMAAFMIAKGPFINTVLNVNVPALPEAEIKGIAVTRQGQNMPMQTFDKRTNPRDNTYYWLAGEVQRPGTAEPDSDAGALHRGLISITPLHYDLTRHDALADLKSRVQRFF
- a CDS encoding penicillin-binding protein activator, whose translation is MKNNLPKSSVIILIVLLFSAISAVAGPTAVNSAQVATDKAKAAAGPLVAETSADRTDPQPLGCILPLTGRFAAYGNRVLEAIILAAGLFDPHKQSPVKLLIEDSESRPEKVREAVFKLVNAGAVAIIGPLGSDESEVAAPEAQRWKIPLLTLTQKEGITDAGPYVFRNFLSGSLQVKTLVKFAMGDLQLRKFAVLYPDDGHAPEIVKLFYQEVTRRKGSIVWAEPYKNDQTNFSEQIRKLVGTMEITRAGDEVADQPPSKTINFEALFIPDSYPAVKMIVPQLVYNDIRGVRLLGLNGWNSRELLAMEDGYLEGAIFTDGFFVESSYPGVIDFVDKFYAAYGREPDVMEAQVFDTAGMAVSNILENKGATREKFRDGLQGIRAYPGVTGRTSFSATREAEKDAFVLTVKDGKIIQVKQGDK